In Pirellula sp. SH-Sr6A, the DNA window GGGCGGTTCACGGCCCAACTAGCTAAGAGGTCATTGTATTTACCACGCTTCGCGACCGCGATAGGGGTCATTTGAAAAGCTTGCCTATTGCTTTTTCAGCCTTGACTCCATCACCTTTGACTGGAATGCAGCTGCTTTGTCCTGCTGCATCTTTTGAGTGATCTGTTGTGTGATGGTTTCGACTTTCTTATCCATGATCTTGCTTGCCTCGTTCACAACGGAATCCACGATCGCTCCTTCATCCATCTTCACCGACACGCTGACGTCGTAGCTCGCTTGCAACTGCGCTTCGAGGACCGATTTCGTTGTCGCGATCTGTTGCTTCTCGGCTTCGATATCTCCTCCGAACTTCTGGGAGAAGCCAAGCTCTTCCTGCTTGTTCATGTAGTACTGGTCCACAAATCTTGCCGTTTCCTCAGTGCCAACGCGAGACAACAAATCTTTCTCTTCGCGTCCTAGCGATTTACCTCCCTGTGCTCGCGCCTTCTCGATAGCTGCATCTGCTTGGGCACGCTCCAGATCGGTCATATCTACATAGGCTCGGCCTGCATTTCGGCTCATTTCTTCAAGCCGCTGCATACGAGTCGTCTGTATATCGAGCTGCGATCGAATCTCCTGCTGCAATCCCTGCTCGGCAGCTAACCGTTCCGCCGCTGTTTGCGACTGGATCTGCCTTTGCTTGTCGAGACTGCCTATTAGCATGTCATTGAGGTAGTTCGCATGCTCGTAAGCGTCATTTAGCTCATCGGCCGACGCGACTCCGTTCGTTTCCAACTCGGCAATCTTACTTTCCTGCTTGGCAATCGATGCGCGTATTGTCGCCTGAATCTCCAATTCGCTGGTAAGCTGCTTGACGCCCTTGGATGCCGCAAGCTCCGACTGGTCTTTCAGGTTGTCAACAATCCCCGCTTGCAAGGCTACAATTTGCGACTTTGCATCCCCCACCGCTTGCATATCCAACGCATACCCAGCATTGAACTGCTCGATGATCTTTTGCTGCTTTGCAAGGTCAGCGGAATCGATCGACAAACTAACCCCTAGCTCAAGACCATTGAGGTTATTTGCCGTTTGAGCCTCGTAAGCCTGTCGGCCCATGTCGGTTTTAGCCGACAACTGAATTCTTGATGTCTCATATCCTGCATCCCTCTCGATTCCCGCCATTTCATCGCTGAGCTTATCTTGCAGAATCCTCCGGTTTTGAGCATCAGTGATACGCTTCGTAGCGATATTGCTGTCAGTCAATGACGAGATATCACCGATGACCGGTGCTAAGCCGGAAGTTCCAGGAAGGGCCTGCAGACCATTGTTGACACCGCGGCCTGCGATTCCCTCCATCGCCCAAGCGCCCGTTGAGGCCAGCCAAGTGCCAGCCCGACCCGACATGGACTTCGGATTACCAGTTTCACCTTGAAACATCTCCTTGTACCCGATTACGGCGCCTGTTGCTGCCGCTACAGCACCCGCCAGCAACAGGAACTTGGTAGCCAATCCCGCTGTCGCTACCGTCCCCAGCATGCCGGCCCCACCAGTTGCTGCTCCTCCTGCAGCACCAACAACTCGTCCACCAACGTTTCGAGCTACACCCCCTGAAACACCCATCGCAGGCATCGTGTTTCTTGCCGCTCCCAGATTCGCATTTGCAACCGCAGCAGCATTTGCCAATACAGCTTCCTGAACCAACGCCGCGTGGTAGGCTCGCATTTGTGCAAACCGAGTCGTCTGCAGCGCCTGCTCCACCATTTGGAGTTTTGTAGCAGTTTCAGTCGCTTTCGAAATGGACTTCCATCCCTTGGATACCGCTTCAAGCATATCGACACCACCTTCGAAGATGTCGAATAGCCCCTGGATCACAGCCATGCTTTGCATGAACTTTTGAGTGTTCTCCTCGGTCATCAGACCGAGCTCAGCAAACCCCTTTACCATTTGAAGCGAAGATCGCAAACCTTTCACGGTTGCTTGATCGACCTGCTCTTGAGCCTCTTTATGGGCATCCCGATAGCCCTTCACCGAGGCTTCGGCTTTTGCCATATTGGCCTGGATTTTCTCCGCCGCCGTGCCCTCCTTGGCAATGTACCCTTCGACATCGTTCGCCATCGCAGCGTAAGCTTCCGACGCGGCAACCATCCTCGCTTCGTACTCTTCGCGAATCTTCTGCGTGACTTGCTGCTCCGCTGTCGGCAACTTGTCGATCGACTCTTCGATGATCTGCGAGACCTTCGCAAGCTCCTCTTCCGCAATACCCGACAGTTCGTCGAGGACATTCCGCATAGCGGGTGTAAGCTCATCGGTGAACCGAAGAGCAATCGGATCTCCCGCCTTGCCCCTCGCTTTATCGATATCGTCCCCAGCGTCCATCGCCGCGCTGGATGCATTTTCGAGCCCGCGTTGCAGGTCCTGCAGCGAAGGACCGGTGTCTTTGACAGCAACTCCCAAGTCCTTTACGGAGCCGGCAGCTACACCCACTCCGGATCCAGCCATTGCCCCAAGCGAACTCATCTCGGACGCAGTAGACGGCGAGGCACCGACCCCAGCGCTCGGCAATACGCTCGCTTCGGCCCGGATGCGACTCATCGCGGATCGAATCTGCGAGGCCGTTTCGACTGAGCTATCTCGGAAGGAAATCAACTGAGCGTTGAGCCCCGTCATCATTCCTTTGACAGACTCAGCCGTGACACCAATCGCCGCGAGTCCGCCTTGCATCCTTGCTTGGCTTTCCTCCACGGACTGAGCCAGCTTCTCGATACGTTTGCCTGTCTGTGGGTTCTCAATGACGCCCACTTCAAACAATACGGAATCATCATCAGCAGCCATCAGTGCACCTTTCTCGCCTTCTTCTGAGCTCGTCTCATGAGTTTCGCCTTAGCCAACTCGAACACGTTGTCGATCAAGCGGATATTACGCTGCGTGACAGGACAGTCCAACAAACGCGAACGCATCGTTGGGCACGACTTGTAGCGATGATAGAAGTCCAGCATGAGCCGATTCTCCAGTCGCAGCCGCAACCGCCGACCGTTTTCCGGGCTCTTCTTCGGGCAACTGCTACATGGAGGATCTCCCTGTCTAAGAACAGGAAGCATCTTTCCGTCCTCTCCTTCGTACTCGTTGACCTTTCCGGTCTTGAGATTGAACGAGTACTTCTTGCAAGCATTGCAATCGATCTGGGCTGTCCTCGGGTAGAGGAGCTCGAACAACAGCCCTTTCTCTAGTTTTTTCGGAGGTCCCCGACGATCACATCGCTGATCGGCCGCCCTTCCGCCACGGCACGTGCCATACGATCGAGGTCCTCTGCTGTTTGATCAACAGTGAGCTTAGGATCCTCATCCCCACCATCGAAGCCCCACACCACGGTATTGATCATTCGCAGAAACAACGGCGGTTTGAGCCGCAAGACCTTCGCCTTGGATATTGGCATTGGGACTTCCGTATCGCCAACCTTCTCCACCAGCGACCATTCGGTGATCCGTCCTGCAATCACGCCTGCGAACATCTCTTCGACTTCTCGCTCCGCCTTCCGCTCCTTGAACTCGACAAGGATCGCCCGTTCGAGAATTTCAATGGGCCTATAACGAAACCGCACCTCGCGATGGATACGAGGTGCGGGCTTGTAAAAGATGGGAATCGTGTAACCGTCATCCTCAGGGAGATAATCGAGAAGTTCCTGAGGTCCGTTCGTGCTACTCGGAATCGGCTGGCTTGTCATCGGCTGGCTTTGCAATCGTTTGAATGATGAGAGTCGACGATCCTTCATCCTTTTCATACGACAAGGAAAACTCGACCTTCCCGCAGGCCAGAGCATTGTTCAGGGACGTCACCAACTCCAGTGCCTCTTTGAGGTCGGAGTGTTTTCTGTTGTCGCCCTTATACTCAATTAACTTTTTCACTTTCAAACCTCGCTGGCTTCGGATGTGGAACTAAACGGTGTCATCCAACGTGATGACCAAAGGTGAATCAACCGCTGGATCAGCTCCCGCGGCCAGGACGGCTTCCCACGTGTATTGATTCGTGACTCGAGTGTTTCGACCACCAACCTCGGGTACCGCAGGAATGGCTTTAAGCGCTGGAAACGAGAAAGCGATACTCATCGTCGGAGACGAGTAGACTACCTCAGCGGCGATAGGCCCCGTCAAGTTCGTGAGCGCCACGTCGTTGGTGTCGTCGAAGGGAGTCGTGTGAATCAACTGGATCATTTGCCCATCTGACGGGAAGTCCCCACGGTACCGACTGTTGTAGAACTCGTCGGCAAGCACCATGTTGTCGATCACAATCTGAGCGTCTTTCATCCGTCGCACTTGACCGTTTACCGTCAACGTCGACGAGGAATGAACCAAAGGCTGCGATGTAGCTAGATTCAAGCCAGTTGGCCAGCCGGTCGAAGCCGCCTTGGTCTCTTGCGTCGCTTCGATGTCCATCGCTACT includes these proteins:
- a CDS encoding phage tail tube protein, translated to MPATNCTANTSRRHAFAFSNSGSTGLVNRIAALNFGLKGQTNEAKDEGVSGLLHYRAEDFVVDKTRVSGSVSFNVRPTDARWFLPIILGTAFSGNVIKAGAACPFFRVGHVDYVVQQMYTYIDCIVAKATFSSSDAAGGLLQVAMDIEATQETKAASTGWPTGLNLATSQPLVHSSSTLTVNGQVRRMKDAQIVIDNMVLADEFYNSRYRGDFPSDGQMIQLIHTTPFDDTNDVALTNLTGPIAAEVVYSSPTMSIAFSFPALKAIPAVPEVGGRNTRVTNQYTWEAVLAAGADPAVDSPLVITLDDTV